The stretch of DNA TTCCTTTTCTTTCCACATAAACTTCCTGATATCCATTGATCAGAATCTCCGTAATATCGGGATCATTTATGAGAGGTTCGAGCGGTCCAAAACCTACTGATTCGTCTAGAATTCTAGTAATTAACAGTTCTTTATCATGCCTTGAAATAATCACTTTCTCTTCGGACATGAAAGTAGAAACATATTGTTCGATGCGTAAACGCATTTCTCCTGAAGACAACTGCGTTAAGGCTTCTAAGTTTGTGTCGCGCAATAAACGTGCCTTATAATGTTCGACTAATTCATCGACGAGGTGGTTTTCATATTCGTAAGAGGTTGGCTTTTTCTGCACAAGCTTCTCTTTTCTCTTTTCAAACAGTGAGCTCATCCCTCTTCACCTCCTATTGCTTTAATACATCTCGTGCAAACTTTCGAATATCTTTGGCAAATGGGATTAATTTACGCTCTTTCTGCACTTTTCTGACGGGCATGCCTTTATTGATATAGGGTTGTAACCCCTTAATGTCCCTGCGAATGGAAGCAGCAACCGGAAAACGCAGTACATTTTTCAAATCACTTTGCTGGACTTCGTTTTCTTTGGCCAGTTCATTCAGCACGATTTCCATGCGATTTGCCAATGAAATGCCGAGCCTTGTGCTCAGTGTCTCGAACTGCTTCAACGTTTTGAGTGCTGAAGTTTCAGGAGCTAATATGTAAAATACTTTGTCTGACTCTTCTAATGCTGTAACAACCTGTGTATTCATATGACTTGGCAAATCAATTAACACGTAATCAAATGAACGTCTGCATGTACGAATCAATTTGGCAATAAACTCTTCATCGATTGATTCTGCAATTTCCGCGTCACAAGGGCTAATGAGAATTTCTAGCTTGGAATCTTCCTGCGTTTCCGATACATTCCGGATATGACTTTCATTTAATTCCTCAACTACTGGCATTAAGTCGGCCAGCGAACGGTTAGATTCAATAGAAAAGACGTTTTCGATTCCACCGTACTGAGTGTTCAAATCGATCAAAATCACTTCCGCCGTTGACTCAAGCTTTAAAGTTTGAGCAACTGAAGAAGCAATTAATGTACGGCCACTTCCACCTTTTCCACTATAGAAAGAAAAAATCTTCCCCCGATTCCTCCCATAGGTTACAGCTGCTTCTTCCATCGAATTCTTCTTAATTTCATAGTTTTTTACGATAGTTGGGAATCGGCTGGCAAATAAACTGGCTTCATCAGGGAATACGAAGAACTCATCCGCTCCTGAACGAATGATTGAACGGAGCAATGAAAAGTCAGATTCATTGGCAACAAACAATAGCAGACATGCCGGGTTAACCATTCGAATCGATTGAACCAATTCCACAGAAGCTTCTGTTTCAAATTGAGAAACAATCACAATATCTCGTGTTTCCCGATTCATTTCACGAATGGCTTCTGGATAATTAACCGTAGTTACGCTTTTTGAAAAACTTTCAGCAATTATTTTTAGTTGCGCCGTGCTTTGCTCCCCTTCACTAACAATCAAAATATTTATATGTGATTCCATCTTGTCAGCCTCTCTTCTTTACCTTACTGTCCGCTGCCTGAAGTCGTTCCTGCTGCTTTCGGTGTTTCTTTTTTTGTATTATCTTTTGGTTGTGTAGGTGCAGGCTTCGTTGCTGGTGGAGTTGCTGGTTTAGCTTCCGACTTTGGCTGTGCGGCTGCATCCTCCTGCGTTGCTTGTTCTTCAGTTTCTTCTAGAGGCAGGCTATTTTGACCAACATTAGCTTTTAATATTCGAATATGATCAGCATAATTTTGCATATGTATTAGTTTAGGTGCTTGTTCAGCCGTCACTTCGACTGCAATCCCTCTCATGCCTTCTTTATCACCTAACGCCCATCTTACTACCACATCTTTCATGAACATGGTCGTTTTGCGATCGCCATTATTATCAGTCGATACAACAATATCTACTCGATCTAGACTTTCGATTACTTGGTCAAATTGAATTTTTTCTGAGCTATTTAAGCTGACCAACCTATTATTTTCATTTTGTAGTGTTGTAGCTGGTTTGATCATGCTTTTGGTGATGATATCCCCTTCCTTGAGAGGCAGGACGGAAACTTGGTACTGCAGTTCTTCGAACGATGTGATATGAGAATCTTTAACTACAAACTTATTTGGAATTTCCATAACGGTTACTTGGTCTTCCTGAATTACTTCTCGAGAAAGAATCTCTCCATTAGCCACATAAATTTTTGTCATTGCTCCTAATTCGGAATTTAAGTCTTTAACTTTCTGAAGGACCATATACCCAGTGGCGGCCGCTAAAATAAAGGCCAAAATAAAGAATACAGCCGCACGCCTTTTTGCCTCTAACATTCATTAATCCCTCTTTTCAAAATGGTTTCTTTTTTACTTATTTAGGTATAATCCTTCAATGAATACCTCTAAGGTCATATATTATTTACCACTTCCTTACCTCTAATGTCAAAGTTGGATAATATTCCCAACACACTTTTCGTAGTTCCCTTGTACCATGTATATAAACCTATTTCACGATATTTATTTTTACCTAATCACCAAAACGTTGATATAATGCGATTCGTTAAATTTGTTATAATTTTATATCACAACTATTTCACCTTTAATAAACCTTTTTTTTACAATTATAGGGTATAATGAATCTTTATTTTTTCCATGTAATCCCAATAACCTCGACTTCAAGATACTTAAAATCAAGTGTTTTGAATGTATTCCTTCTATATAATAAGTGCGTTATTTTTCCCAATAGAAAAACCGCTTCATTTCTCCATTTGGAGAGAATGTAGCGGTTCGATTTTCTTATATGGTAACTAAAATTTGAGTCCGTTTGCCGATAATTTCTGCATAATCTTTCACCATGGCACTTGCAGTCGGTAATTTACCTGCTCCCGGGCCCACTAAAGTTAAAGTTCCCATGTAATCCGTTTCAAGTGCAATTGCGTTATTTACTCCCTCAATTGCATACAAAGGATGCTCTGGACCTACCAATCTTGGACCAACACTTGCATGTAAGGACCCATCTACCTTTTCGACAATTTCTGCCACATGTCTGAAACGCAAACCCTCCCTTGCAGCCCCCAGTACTTGTTCAAGAGTGATATCTCCTATTCCTTCAATCGATACATCATCCCACTTTGGTTGTTTACCGAATGCTAAATTACTCAATATCATAAGCTTTCGAAATGCGTCTTGACCTGAAATGTCATTGAAAGGATCTGCCTCTGCGTACCCCAGTAACTTTGCTTCCTCCAAAGCATCCTGAAAACTGCTTTCTTGCACCCTCATTTGAGTTAAGATGTAATTTGATGTTCCATTTAATATCCCTTGAATTCTTTGAACCTGATTTACTAGAAGAATATTTTTCAAAGTTGAAATTATGGGAACACCGCCAGCTGTAGTTGCTTCATATCCCACATGGACACCTTGCCTATTTGCAAGTTCCTGTAACTCCAAGCCATGCTTTGAGAACATGACTTTATTAGCCGTAATGACATGACAACCTTTTTGAATGGCCTTACATAAATAATCGTAAGCAGGGTCTTCTCCCACAATGGCTTCAAAAACAATTTGAAGATCTGGGATAGCTTCAATTTCATCAAAGTTGTCAGTGAACAATACATCTGGAGCTGCCATGCGGCTTTTTGTCTTATCCCTTATCAGAATTGCTTTGATGTCTATATCTAATCCAAGTGATTCTTTTAATTGATCCTTTTTCTCATTAAGTATTTGGTAAATACCTTGACCAACTGTGCCAAAACCTAAGATTGCTGCTTGAATCGTCGCCATGACTTTACCCCCAAGTGAACAGATAATATATCTCCCCATGTCTCAAATTCAGTCAGAAAGCCATCATGACCGAATCGTGTGTTGACCATACAGAAATGATGATCAGGAACGAGATGCGCAAAAGAGCAAATGTCCTCAGGTGGATATAGTAAATCATATGTGAATGCTATGGTAATCACTTTTGCTTCAAATTGCTTTGCCGCAATTTCTATACCCCCTCTATCCCTTCCGATATCATGGGTATTCATTGCTCTTAACAAGGTAAGGTAGCTATTCGCATCAAAACGGTTAGCCAGTTTTACCCCTTGATATTTCATATAGGATTCGATTTCGAACAATCCATCGCTTCTGGTCTTTCTGGCAAAACGGTTCTTATGTAATTGTTCACTACGATAAGTAACCAGCCCCGCCATTCGAGCCGTTTCAAACCCCTTGATATCCGAGGAACAGGTATAGTTTCCATTGAGATAATTCGCATCCGTCTCAATTGCATGGATTCCAATGTAGTTAAAAGCAATACCTGTGTCACTTAGATAAGGGGTAACTGCTAAAGGAATAAGAATATCCATATCTTTTGGATAAAGTAATCCCCACTCCAGAACACGCATGCCACCAAGTGACCCACCAACTACCGCATGAAGCCGATTAATACCCAAAGCCTGTAATGCCTTTTTTTCCGCATGAACCATATCGCGAATTGTAATTGTCGGAAAGGATGATCGATATGGATTGCCTGTAGAGGGATTGATGGTCAACGGCCCCGTCGTACCCGAGCATCCTCCAAGGACATTCAGTGTAATAACTCGAAAAGAGTCGGTATCAATATTCTTTCCCGGTCCAATTAACCCGCTCCACCAGCCCGGTGATTCCTTTGATCCAACGGCATATTGATTGCCAGTTAACGCATGACAAACCAAAACAACTGGTGCTTCTGAAGGACCAAGAGTTTCATATGAAAGTTCAACATGCTCAAGCCATTCTCCAGACTCTAGTTGAAAATTCCCGATTGTCACACTTCCTGTTGCCATTAAATTCACCTCCACATTAAACCGTTACGACGGTGGCATGTTCTATTGCTTTCCCCAAATCGGCTACCAGGTCTTTCACAGATTCCAATCCTACTGATAGACGAATCAACTCTTCCGTTACACCCGATTGCTTCAACTCTTCACTGCTTAACTGTTGATGGGTTGTTGAAGCAGGATGGATAATGAGCGATTTTGCATCCCCTACATTAGCCACATGCGACCAGATTTGGACATGGTCGATAAGTTT from Paenisporosarcina sp. FSL H8-0542 encodes:
- a CDS encoding AAA family ATPase — its product is MESHINILIVSEGEQSTAQLKIIAESFSKSVTTVNYPEAIREMNRETRDIVIVSQFETEASVELVQSIRMVNPACLLLFVANESDFSLLRSIIRSGADEFFVFPDEASLFASRFPTIVKNYEIKKNSMEEAAVTYGRNRGKIFSFYSGKGGSGRTLIASSVAQTLKLESTAEVILIDLNTQYGGIENVFSIESNRSLADLMPVVEELNESHIRNVSETQEDSKLEILISPCDAEIAESIDEEFIAKLIRTCRRSFDYVLIDLPSHMNTQVVTALEESDKVFYILAPETSALKTLKQFETLSTRLGISLANRMEIVLNELAKENEVQQSDLKNVLRFPVAASIRRDIKGLQPYINKGMPVRKVQKERKLIPFAKDIRKFARDVLKQ
- a CDS encoding SAF domain-containing protein; the protein is MLEAKRRAAVFFILAFILAAATGYMVLQKVKDLNSELGAMTKIYVANGEILSREVIQEDQVTVMEIPNKFVVKDSHITSFEELQYQVSVLPLKEGDIITKSMIKPATTLQNENNRLVSLNSSEKIQFDQVIESLDRVDIVVSTDNNGDRKTTMFMKDVVVRWALGDKEGMRGIAVEVTAEQAPKLIHMQNYADHIRILKANVGQNSLPLEETEEQATQEDAAAQPKSEAKPATPPATKPAPTQPKDNTKKETPKAAGTTSGSGQ
- a CDS encoding homoserine dehydrogenase translates to MATIQAAILGFGTVGQGIYQILNEKKDQLKESLGLDIDIKAILIRDKTKSRMAAPDVLFTDNFDEIEAIPDLQIVFEAIVGEDPAYDYLCKAIQKGCHVITANKVMFSKHGLELQELANRQGVHVGYEATTAGGVPIISTLKNILLVNQVQRIQGILNGTSNYILTQMRVQESSFQDALEEAKLLGYAEADPFNDISGQDAFRKLMILSNLAFGKQPKWDDVSIEGIGDITLEQVLGAAREGLRFRHVAEIVEKVDGSLHASVGPRLVGPEHPLYAIEGVNNAIALETDYMGTLTLVGPGAGKLPTASAMVKDYAEIIGKRTQILVTI
- a CDS encoding homoserine O-acetyltransferase is translated as MATGSVTIGNFQLESGEWLEHVELSYETLGPSEAPVVLVCHALTGNQYAVGSKESPGWWSGLIGPGKNIDTDSFRVITLNVLGGCSGTTGPLTINPSTGNPYRSSFPTITIRDMVHAEKKALQALGINRLHAVVGGSLGGMRVLEWGLLYPKDMDILIPLAVTPYLSDTGIAFNYIGIHAIETDANYLNGNYTCSSDIKGFETARMAGLVTYRSEQLHKNRFARKTRSDGLFEIESYMKYQGVKLANRFDANSYLTLLRAMNTHDIGRDRGGIEIAAKQFEAKVITIAFTYDLLYPPEDICSFAHLVPDHHFCMVNTRFGHDGFLTEFETWGDILSVHLGVKSWRRFKQQS